The sequence TGTCATTGGAAATCAGTATAGAAGTGGACAAGACAGCATCGGGTGGCACAACGATAGCGAAGCATCAATGGGATTTAACCCAGCAATCGCATCCATCAGTTTGGGTTCGATGCGGAAGTTTCAGATTAAGCCTATTGGGAGTAAGTCTACTGATTTTTGGCTGGAACACGGGAGTTTACTGGTGATGCACCCAGGTTGCCAATCAACACATCTGCATCAAGTTCCCAAAACTAACAAAGTCGTTAGTACACGGATTAATCTGACATTTCGCCCACACATTGGGGGCAAAAGATAATGGCATTAGTGGGACAACGAAAGGGATCGGTTTGATGGGACTGCTGCTTTTAACAGATGAGGATATCTTGTTAACTACCTTGAACGATTGAGTCAATAGAGAATTTAGGATATTGACCATCAACAGAATCTATACAATTGTCTGACAATTGTTATGCAATTGCAAGGAAACCTCGATATAATTTTAGTACATGAGTACTAACAGACGCGCAGAGCGTATTTTTGAATTATCTCAGATTTTGGAGAGCCTTATGCCAGAACGATATATGCTTTCAATCACTTTATCAGAAAAGGCTTACGAAGAATTTCGTCTTGTAGCTACATGGAAGAAAATTCCTATTGGTACTTTAATTAGACAGATTTTAGAACGAGAACATGAAAGCCAAGCTTTTGGAGAGCTGGTCAAACGCGCAATGGCAGATGGACAATTAAATGTTTCAGAAGACTAAAGCTTACTTGTATTGCACAGATAGCAATTTTATCAACAGTAAAAATCAGAGCTAGATTCCAAATTTCAACCATTACAGAAGGAAATTCAAGATGCAATTAAAAGAAGAATTTTATGAACACTACAAGAAAAATAATGGATGGGTATATCTAGTCCATGCGGAAGGGACACTACGATTTAAGATTGGTAGATCAATAAATCCTATTGGTCGATTATCCCAGCTACAGGGACAATCACCTTACCCATTAGTTATTCAAGAATGCATTTGGACACCAGATGCAATTTATTATGAACAGTATTTACATCAAGAATTTGGTAAATGTAGAGTTTTTGGTGAGTGGTTTGAGTTTGTAGAACCTTGGGATTTGTCAAATGCTTATAATAAATTTCGCTGGTATGGCAGGACAGATATTTCTGATATTTCTGACTGTATATTTAGTTGGTTTGTCAATAGATTTTATGAAGTAAAACCATTTTGTCATCTTGAAGCATTTACTCAAATTAATTCAATAATACAAGAAACTTTAGCTACATCACAATGCTTAGATGACTTAGCTGTTACTATCGATTTTTTCTTAGAATATCTCTTTGAAACTTGGATAACTAAAAAGTTTAATATTTGCCATATCTACGACGAAACTGAACACTTTTTAGATTTTGCCTGTTTTTTTAAAGGCTTACGAGAGCGTACTGACTGCTTCATTTACGGCTTACACAGAGGAAAAACTTATGAGTTTATCTAACAATACAAAAACACTTGAAAGTAGGAAAAATAACAAGTATGCTGAAATACTTGGTAGCCCAATAGCATTTCATCGAGTCTACGCCACAATAGCTGGTAGTGCTAGCGCTGGGCTTTTTTTGAGCCAAGCTATGTATTGGAATTCGAGAACTAATGATCCACAAGGATGGTTCTACAAGACCTATGAACAATGGACATCAGAAACAGCACTAAATCGCTATGAATTAGACAAAATTAGGCATCATCTTACCACTATCAATATCTTAGAAACCCAATTGAAAGGCTCTCCAGCACGACTTTATTATCGGATCAACCATAAAGTATTGAATAACTTCTTAGATGCCATTAAAAAAGGCTCTTTCACATCCATTAGACCAAAGAACAAGAATACAAAAAAATACTCTCAAATCTCTGAGTCTGTTGACAGTCAACAAACTGGCTCAGTTTGCTTACCCTCAACAAACTTGTCTGCTGAGGGTCAACAAGCTAGTCCGATGACCCTCAACAATCCCAGTTGCTCACGGTCAACAAACTCTATATATATAGAATCTACAGAGATTACTTCAAAGATTACTTCAGAGATTACACACAATGCGCCCCTAGCTTCGCTACCCGCGCCCCCCACCCAAGAGAGTGTGTGTGAAAAAGAAGAACTTGATTTAACAACGAAAGAAATTGAACTTGAAGAACCAACTCCAGAAAAACCAAGTTTAGAAGAATCAACTCCAGAAGAACCAACCCCACAGCAACCCACTTCGTTGTTAAAAAATTCCGAGTCTTTGCAACAAACCG comes from Nostoc punctiforme PCC 73102 and encodes:
- a CDS encoding GIY-YIG nuclease family protein, producing the protein MQLKEEFYEHYKKNNGWVYLVHAEGTLRFKIGRSINPIGRLSQLQGQSPYPLVIQECIWTPDAIYYEQYLHQEFGKCRVFGEWFEFVEPWDLSNAYNKFRWYGRTDISDISDCIFSWFVNRFYEVKPFCHLEAFTQINSIIQETLATSQCLDDLAVTIDFFLEYLFETWITKKFNICHIYDETEHFLDFACFFKGLRERTDCFIYGLHRGKTYEFI